The following are encoded together in the Thermoanaerobaculia bacterium genome:
- a CDS encoding lysylphosphatidylglycerol synthase domain-containing protein: MKALSRVFLAAGTALFVWLVFRIGPGALAADLRRVGARLLLLVALGTVTFAFDTLGWRFGLSREDRGRVPFRSLFAMRIAGDAVNYVTPSAAVGGELVRIALLRRFVAATPAIASVVLLVVTQFFSQVIFVAAGIVYCLPRLLAGRWAAAAAIPLGFLAALAAGLVFLAVRSDGFRRIDRLTRRFAFLRRFTDAEGAEALDREIFGAFRSRPLDLAGAVLCFLGAWSVGIVEAWLILSFLGTPVSWGTAFSIESLSVLVETAFFFVPAKAGTQEGGKVAIFAALGLRPSQGFALGLVRRLRELAWALAGLVTFAELERRRAAERPTKTDPV; this comes from the coding sequence GTGAAGGCCCTCTCGAGGGTCTTCCTCGCCGCGGGGACCGCGCTCTTCGTCTGGCTCGTCTTCCGGATCGGCCCCGGCGCGCTCGCGGCCGATCTCCGGCGGGTCGGCGCCCGGCTCCTCCTGCTCGTCGCGCTCGGGACGGTCACGTTCGCGTTCGACACGCTCGGCTGGCGGTTCGGACTCTCGCGGGAGGACCGCGGCCGCGTCCCGTTCCGTTCCCTCTTCGCGATGCGGATCGCGGGCGACGCCGTCAACTACGTCACGCCCTCGGCCGCCGTCGGCGGCGAGCTCGTGCGGATCGCGCTCCTGCGCCGCTTCGTCGCGGCCACGCCGGCGATCGCCTCGGTCGTGCTCCTCGTCGTGACCCAGTTCTTCTCCCAGGTGATCTTCGTCGCCGCCGGAATCGTGTATTGTCTGCCGCGGCTGCTCGCCGGCCGCTGGGCGGCCGCGGCGGCGATTCCGCTCGGTTTCCTGGCGGCGCTCGCCGCCGGGCTCGTCTTTCTCGCCGTACGGTCGGACGGCTTCCGCCGGATCGACCGTCTGACGCGGCGATTCGCCTTTCTCCGCCGGTTCACCGACGCGGAAGGCGCCGAGGCGCTCGACCGGGAGATCTTCGGCGCGTTCCGATCGAGACCCCTCGACCTCGCCGGCGCGGTCCTTTGTTTCCTCGGCGCGTGGAGCGTCGGCATCGTGGAGGCCTGGCTGATCCTGAGCTTCCTCGGCACGCCCGTTTCCTGGGGCACGGCGTTCTCGATCGAATCGCTCTCGGTCCTCGTCGAGACGGCGTTCTTCTTCGTTCCGGCGAAGGCCGGAACGCAGGAAGGGGGAAAGGTCGCGATCTTCGCGGCTCTCGGGCTCCGCCCGTCCCAGGGATTCGCCCTGGGCCTCGTGCGGCGATTGCGCGAGCTGGCGTGGGCTCTGGCAGGACTCGTCACCTTCGCGGAACTGGAAAGACGGCGCGCCGCGGAACGCCCGACGAAAACCGATCCGGTGTGA